GCGCCGGCCGTCAAATTGGACGATGAGCAGCTGGCGGAGCTGCGGGAGATATTCCGCTCCTTCGACCGGAACAACGACGGCAGCCTCACGGAGCTGGAGCTCGGCTCGCTCCTGCGCTCGCTCGGATTGAAGCCGAGCCCCGATCAGATCGACGCGCTGATTCAGAAGGCCGACACCAACAACAACGGATTGGTGGAGTTTTCGGAGTTCGTCGCGCTGGTGGCGCCGGAGCTCCTGTCGGCTAAGTCGCCTTACACGGAGGAGCAGCTCAGCCACCTCTTCAAGATGTTTGATCGGGATGGGAACGGTTACATCACCGCGGCGGAGCTCGCGCACTCCATGGCCAAGCTCGGCCACGCGCTCACGGCGGAGGAGCTCACCGGGATGATCAGCGAGGCCGACACCGACGGCGACGGCAGGATCAGTTTTCAGGAGTTCTCGCAGGCGATCACATCCGCCGCATTTGATAATTCTTGGGCTTGATTCGATTTTGTCTCGTTCAGGTATGAATCGCACAAACCTCTCTGTATAAGAAATTTTCTTTGGAGACACCATCAATTTGTTGTACATTGCCTTAGGGTTGAAAGAGAGTGCTCTAGTAAGAGTGTTTATTTTGGGGGAAATTAATGGcatcttcaaattttataagtgGAGATTCTGCGTTTGTGATTGGCATTTCACTGTGTATGTGCATTCTGAcctttttaacatttttgtgttgaaaaagaagattcaaattgttgaaaattgaTAGGACAGCTTTAGTTGCTGGAGTACTGTTTTATGTTGCAGGAATTCTACGGGAGAGCCCTTGGTATATTCTTGTCGGTGATCATCGTTTGTGTTCAATTTGGGTGGCGGAGATGGGGGAAGGGGGTAACTGATTTCATACAGTGATAGTGAGTAGAATTGGTTTTCCTTTAAAGTTTAGTAGGAAAATATGTACAAGTATCTGCAGCCCTTGCCGAACAATGGACCAACGGTCGA
The genomic region above belongs to Salvia hispanica cultivar TCC Black 2014 chromosome 3, UniMelb_Shisp_WGS_1.0, whole genome shotgun sequence and contains:
- the LOC125211254 gene encoding probable calcium-binding protein CML18; this translates as MNAKAPAVKLDDEQLAELREIFRSFDRNNDGSLTELELGSLLRSLGLKPSPDQIDALIQKADTNNNGLVEFSEFVALVAPELLSAKSPYTEEQLSHLFKMFDRDGNGYITAAELAHSMAKLGHALTAEELTGMISEADTDGDGRISFQEFSQAITSAAFDNSWA